The Drosophila biarmipes strain raj3 chromosome 2L, RU_DBia_V1.1, whole genome shotgun sequence genome has a window encoding:
- the LOC108033401 gene encoding uncharacterized protein LOC108033401 isoform X3 translates to MMKFVQILLCYGLLLTLLFALSEARPSAGETGPDTDGLDGQEADDVRGAYGGGYEMPAQAIYPNIPMDRLQMLFAQYRPTAYLRSPTYGNVNELYRLPESKRQVRYRQCYFNPISCFRK, encoded by the exons ATGATGAAGTTCGTGCAGATATTATTGTGCTACGGCCTGCTCCTGACCCTGCTCTTCGCCCTCAGCGAGGCTCGCCCCTCGGCAGGGGAAACAGGACCG GACACGGATGGACTTGATGGTCAGGAGGCCGATGACGTGCGGGGCGCCTACGGAGGAGGCTACGAGATGCCAGCCCAGGCCATCTATCCCAACATTCCAATGGACCGGCTGCAGATGCTCTTTGCGCAGTACAGACCCAC CGCCTATTTGAGGAGTCCCACCTATGGCAATGTGAATGAACTTTATCGGCTGCCGGAGAGCAAACGTCAAGTTAGGTACCGGCAGTGCTACTTCAATCCCATCTCCTGCTTTAGGAAGTAA
- the LOC108033401 gene encoding uncharacterized protein LOC108033401 isoform X2 has translation MMKFVQILLCYGLLLTLLFALSEARPSAGETGPDTDGLDGQEADDVRGAYGGGYEMPAQAIYPNIPMDRLQMLFAQYRPTYSAYLRSPTYGNVNELYRLPESKRQVRYRQCYFNPISCFRK, from the exons ATGATGAAGTTCGTGCAGATATTATTGTGCTACGGCCTGCTCCTGACCCTGCTCTTCGCCCTCAGCGAGGCTCGCCCCTCGGCAGGGGAAACAGGACCG GACACGGATGGACTTGATGGTCAGGAGGCCGATGACGTGCGGGGCGCCTACGGAGGAGGCTACGAGATGCCAGCCCAGGCCATCTATCCCAACATTCCAATGGACCGGCTGCAGATGCTCTTTGCGCAGTACAGACCCAC TTACAGCGCCTATTTGAGGAGTCCCACCTATGGCAATGTGAATGAACTTTATCGGCTGCCGGAGAGCAAACGTCAAGTTAGGTACCGGCAGTGCTACTTCAATCCCATCTCCTGCTTTAGGAAGTAA
- the LOC108033401 gene encoding uncharacterized protein LOC108033401 isoform X1: protein MMKFVQILLCYGLLLTLLFALSEARPSAGETGPDTDGLDGQEADDVRGAYGGGYEMPAQAIYPNIPMDRLQMLFAQYRPTSYSAYLRSPTYGNVNELYRLPESKRQVRYRQCYFNPISCFRK from the exons ATGATGAAGTTCGTGCAGATATTATTGTGCTACGGCCTGCTCCTGACCCTGCTCTTCGCCCTCAGCGAGGCTCGCCCCTCGGCAGGGGAAACAGGACCG GACACGGATGGACTTGATGGTCAGGAGGCCGATGACGTGCGGGGCGCCTACGGAGGAGGCTACGAGATGCCAGCCCAGGCCATCTATCCCAACATTCCAATGGACCGGCTGCAGATGCTCTTTGCGCAGTACAGACCCAC CAGTTACAGCGCCTATTTGAGGAGTCCCACCTATGGCAATGTGAATGAACTTTATCGGCTGCCGGAGAGCAAACGTCAAGTTAGGTACCGGCAGTGCTACTTCAATCCCATCTCCTGCTTTAGGAAGTAA